A region from the Lates calcarifer isolate ASB-BC8 linkage group LG2, TLL_Latcal_v3, whole genome shotgun sequence genome encodes:
- the tdrd3 gene encoding tudor domain-containing protein 3 isoform X2, producing the protein MTDLTETLTKEGWYLSDEGIAELKGSAEKITHSDIIRIALDSDLRSTGRKFLPSDVNSGRTEKLEGPCVLQVQKVRNISAPKDHEESHGAPRMLRLQMTDGHTTCVGLEYKHLSKISLNTPPGTKVKLLGTVQVKNGLLLLDDSKISVLGGEVDHMVEKWELQRSLAKHSRSNIGAEGGPPPFVPFGQKCARKDEVDGRELDQRKTLQTHNVVKSPDENDEFEKQRTAAIAEVAKTKEGPRTFGGGGNAGSNLSSTASSSRGRDSYQQRRREDRVERTESRQDGNYRELVDERALRDIMEMGFNKEAARQALMDNNNNLEVALNSLLTGSSGSRPGPVVAESNKPQPRARGRGRGRSRNDDEEEGGGGRPSGPSTLFDFLESKMGVFSIDEPKSQASQRHHESKVNFSNSDSKDTPQSKFSSHYEHRQQRNDRPPRFHRDTDFPKPGQEPLPNSTTSQTSAQAQQWKNQERWSRGTSDKLHNDRREMRDEQIFPSSFTTTFTRSKEPQQQMEFSGSYHQRSRNGDGGGGNIAGPSHRRGAKDNVPTSKLTISAASEVDGRGNTKCTDRTEQPNNSRRKGKPDRPTSDHFDRQRDGGPPNFNSRGGSSGMSQEVGLTSRIMTGEPCHFQNGDMEHKRTGPIKPTNSSCPPNREPPPKKTTYNNSGPKRRSGQGRGQGPRGPEKSHTMEHAWKPGDQCLALYWEDSKFYHARIDAVHPSGSTAVVVFSDYGNCEEVLLHNIKPVAADVL; encoded by the exons TTGGAGGGTCCATGTGTTCTCCAGGTGCAGAAGGTGAGGAACATCTCAGCTCCTAAAGACCATGAGGAGTCTCACGGTGCACCACGAATGCTGCGCCTGCAAATGACAGATGGGCATACCACCTGTGTTGGATTGGAGTATAAACACCTGTCTAAGATCAG tcttaatACTCCCCCTGGAACAAAGGTAAAGCTCCTTGGTACAGTCCAGGTTAAAAATGGTCTTTTGCTGCTTGATGACTCAAAAATCTCTGTCCTTGGAGGAGAGGTTGATCACATGGTAGAGAAATGGGAACTACAAAGG AGTCTGGCCAAACACAGCAGGAGTAACATTGGAGCAGAAGGTGGACCTCCTCCCTTTGTGCCATTTGGTCAG AAATGTGCAAGGAAAGATGAAGTAGATGGCAGAGAACTCGACCAGAGGAAGACCCTGCAGACTCACAATGTGGTCAAAAGTCCTGACGAGAATGATGAGTTTGAAAAGCAGCGGACAGCAGCTATTGCTGAGGTGGCCAAGACCAAAGAG GGTCCCCGCACATTTGGAGGTGGAGGAAATGCAGGCAGTAATTTATCCAGCACTGCTTCCTCCTCCCGGGGCAGAGACTCATACCAGCAGAGGAGGCGAGAAGACAGGGTTGAAAGAACTGAAAGCAGGCAAGATGGAAACTACAGAGAGCTG GTGGATGAACGTGCTCTGAGAGACATCATGGAGATGGGCTTTAACAAAGAGGCTGCTCGGCAGGCTCTAATGGACAATAACAACAACCTTGAAGTGGCACTGAACAGCCTACTGACTGGTTCTTCTGGTAGCAGACCTGGCCCTGTGGTAGCTGAATCTAACAAGCCCCAACCCAGAG ccagaggaagaggaagaggcaggTCCAGAAAtgacgatgaggaggagggaggagggggaaggcCATCTGGACCAAGCACTCTGTTTGACTTTCTGGAATCTAAAATGGGTGTTTTCTCCATTGATG agcCAAAGAGCCAGGCATCTCAGAGACATCATGAGAGTAAAGTGAATTTCTCCAACTCTGACTCCAAAGACACACCTCAGTCCAAGTTCTCCTCACATTATGAACATAGGCAACAAAGGAATGACAGACCACCTCGGTTCCACAGGGACACTGATTTTCCCAAACCTGGCCAGGAGCCTCTCCCTAATAGTACAACATCCCAGACATCAGCTCAAGCCCAGCAGTGGAAGAATCAGGAGAGATGGTCACGAGGCACATCAGACAAATTGCATAATGACAGGCGAGAGATGCGAGATGAGCAgatttttccttcctccttcactACTACTTTCACACGTTCAAAAGAAcctcagcagcagatggagtttaGTGGCTCTTACCACCAGCGATCCAGAAATGGAGATGGTGGTGGCGGGAACATTGCTGGACCATCTCACAGGAGAGGGGCGAAAGACAATGTACCCACATCTAAACTTACAATTTCAGCAGCCAGCGAGGTGGATGGAAGAGGAAATACTAAGTGTACAGACAGAACTGAACAACCCAACAACAGCAGGAGAAAGGGGAAGCCTGACCGACCAACCTCGGATCACTTTGACCGACAAAGGGATGGTGGGCCACCAAACTTTAACTCGAGGGGAGGAAGCTCAGGGATGTCCCAAGAAGTGGGGTTAACATCTCGAATCATGACAGGAGAGCCCTGTCATTTCCAGAATGGAGATATGGAACACAAAAGAACTGGGCCAATCAAGCCAACAAACTCATCTTGTCCCCCCAACAGGGAGCCTCCCCCCAAGAAAACCACTTATAATAACTCAGGACCTAAAAGAAGGTCAGGACAAGGCAGAGGTCAAGGTCCTCGAGGACCAGAGAAGAGTCATACCATGGAACATGCTTGGAAACCTGGTGACCAGTGCCTGGCACTGTACTGGGAAGACAGCAAG ttCTACCATGCCAGAATAGATGCTGTGCATCCATCAGGCTCCACGGCTGTGGTTGTATTTAGTGATTATGGGAACTGCGAAGAGGTCCTGCTGCATAACATCAAACCTGTTGCTGCTGATGTATTG TAA
- the tdrd3 gene encoding tudor domain-containing protein 3 isoform X1, which translates to MTDLTETLTKEGWYLSDEGIAELKGSAEKITHSDIIRIALDSDLRSTGRKFLPSDVNSGRTEKLEGPCVLQVQKVRNISAPKDHEESHGAPRMLRLQMTDGHTTCVGLEYKHLSKISLNTPPGTKVKLLGTVQVKNGLLLLDDSKISVLGGEVDHMVEKWELQRSLAKHSRSNIGAEGGPPPFVPFGQKCARKDEVDGRELDQRKTLQTHNVVKSPDENDEFEKQRTAAIAEVAKTKEGPRTFGGGGNAGSNLSSTASSSRGRDSYQQRRREDRVERTESRQDGNYRELVDERALRDIMEMGFNKEAARQALMDNNNNLEVALNSLLTGSSGSRPGPVVAESNKPQPRARGRGRGRSRNDDEEEGGGGRPSGPSTLFDFLESKMGVFSIDEPKSQASQRHHESKVNFSNSDSKDTPQSKFSSHYEHRQQRNDRPPRFHRDTDFPKPGQEPLPNSTTSQTSAQAQQWKNQERWSRGTSDKLHNDRREMRDEQIFPSSFTTTFTRSKEPQQQMEFSGSYHQRSRNGDGGGGNIAGPSHRRGAKDNVPTSKLTISAASEVDGRGNTKCTDRTEQPNNSRRKGKPDRPTSDHFDRQRDGGPPNFNSRGGSSGMSQEVGLTSRIMTGEPCHFQNGDMEHKRTGPIKPTNSSCPPNREPPPKKTTYNNSGPKRRSGQGRGQGPRGPEKSHTMEHAWKPGDQCLALYWEDSKFYHARIDAVHPSGSTAVVVFSDYGNCEEVLLHNIKPVAADVLEEDDGYYDSSLEFRRGGDGQPRRTRPTQQYYQPPRARD; encoded by the exons TTGGAGGGTCCATGTGTTCTCCAGGTGCAGAAGGTGAGGAACATCTCAGCTCCTAAAGACCATGAGGAGTCTCACGGTGCACCACGAATGCTGCGCCTGCAAATGACAGATGGGCATACCACCTGTGTTGGATTGGAGTATAAACACCTGTCTAAGATCAG tcttaatACTCCCCCTGGAACAAAGGTAAAGCTCCTTGGTACAGTCCAGGTTAAAAATGGTCTTTTGCTGCTTGATGACTCAAAAATCTCTGTCCTTGGAGGAGAGGTTGATCACATGGTAGAGAAATGGGAACTACAAAGG AGTCTGGCCAAACACAGCAGGAGTAACATTGGAGCAGAAGGTGGACCTCCTCCCTTTGTGCCATTTGGTCAG AAATGTGCAAGGAAAGATGAAGTAGATGGCAGAGAACTCGACCAGAGGAAGACCCTGCAGACTCACAATGTGGTCAAAAGTCCTGACGAGAATGATGAGTTTGAAAAGCAGCGGACAGCAGCTATTGCTGAGGTGGCCAAGACCAAAGAG GGTCCCCGCACATTTGGAGGTGGAGGAAATGCAGGCAGTAATTTATCCAGCACTGCTTCCTCCTCCCGGGGCAGAGACTCATACCAGCAGAGGAGGCGAGAAGACAGGGTTGAAAGAACTGAAAGCAGGCAAGATGGAAACTACAGAGAGCTG GTGGATGAACGTGCTCTGAGAGACATCATGGAGATGGGCTTTAACAAAGAGGCTGCTCGGCAGGCTCTAATGGACAATAACAACAACCTTGAAGTGGCACTGAACAGCCTACTGACTGGTTCTTCTGGTAGCAGACCTGGCCCTGTGGTAGCTGAATCTAACAAGCCCCAACCCAGAG ccagaggaagaggaagaggcaggTCCAGAAAtgacgatgaggaggagggaggagggggaaggcCATCTGGACCAAGCACTCTGTTTGACTTTCTGGAATCTAAAATGGGTGTTTTCTCCATTGATG agcCAAAGAGCCAGGCATCTCAGAGACATCATGAGAGTAAAGTGAATTTCTCCAACTCTGACTCCAAAGACACACCTCAGTCCAAGTTCTCCTCACATTATGAACATAGGCAACAAAGGAATGACAGACCACCTCGGTTCCACAGGGACACTGATTTTCCCAAACCTGGCCAGGAGCCTCTCCCTAATAGTACAACATCCCAGACATCAGCTCAAGCCCAGCAGTGGAAGAATCAGGAGAGATGGTCACGAGGCACATCAGACAAATTGCATAATGACAGGCGAGAGATGCGAGATGAGCAgatttttccttcctccttcactACTACTTTCACACGTTCAAAAGAAcctcagcagcagatggagtttaGTGGCTCTTACCACCAGCGATCCAGAAATGGAGATGGTGGTGGCGGGAACATTGCTGGACCATCTCACAGGAGAGGGGCGAAAGACAATGTACCCACATCTAAACTTACAATTTCAGCAGCCAGCGAGGTGGATGGAAGAGGAAATACTAAGTGTACAGACAGAACTGAACAACCCAACAACAGCAGGAGAAAGGGGAAGCCTGACCGACCAACCTCGGATCACTTTGACCGACAAAGGGATGGTGGGCCACCAAACTTTAACTCGAGGGGAGGAAGCTCAGGGATGTCCCAAGAAGTGGGGTTAACATCTCGAATCATGACAGGAGAGCCCTGTCATTTCCAGAATGGAGATATGGAACACAAAAGAACTGGGCCAATCAAGCCAACAAACTCATCTTGTCCCCCCAACAGGGAGCCTCCCCCCAAGAAAACCACTTATAATAACTCAGGACCTAAAAGAAGGTCAGGACAAGGCAGAGGTCAAGGTCCTCGAGGACCAGAGAAGAGTCATACCATGGAACATGCTTGGAAACCTGGTGACCAGTGCCTGGCACTGTACTGGGAAGACAGCAAG ttCTACCATGCCAGAATAGATGCTGTGCATCCATCAGGCTCCACGGCTGTGGTTGTATTTAGTGATTATGGGAACTGCGAAGAGGTCCTGCTGCATAACATCAAACCTGTTGCTGCTGATGTATTG GAAGAAGATGATGGTTACTACGACAGTTCTCTAGAGTTTCGCCGTGGGGGAGATGGACAGCCTAGACGAACGAGACCCACACAGCAGTATTACCAGCCACCCAGGGCACGAGATTGA